The sequence CACGGGGCAATACGACTTCAGGATCCTTGGTTTCAGCGGCGGTGGTCCCGACTAATTCGATGCCCACAAAGGCAAAAACCGCAATCTGGAAACCGGCAAAGAAGCCACTGATGCCTTTCGGGAACATCCCGCCATCATTCCATAAATGGGCAAATGATGCCGTGGTGCCTGAAGGGGACTGATAGCTCATTAACACCATCGTCAGACCGGCAAAGATCAGTGCGACGATGGCCACGATCTTAATCATCGCGAACCAGAACTCCATCTCACCGAACATTTTTACCGTCGCTAAATTCAGTGATAGCAATAGTAAAACCACTAACAATGAAGCGACCCATTGGGAGAAGCCGGGGAACCAGAATTGTGCATAAGCGGTAATGGCGACCACATCGGCGATACCGGTGATGACCCAACAGAACCAGTAGGTCCAGCCGGTGAAAAAACCGGCCCAAGGGCCAAGTAGGTCAGCGGCAAAATCGCTGAATGACTTATATTTCAGATTCGATAGCAGCAGTTCACCCATTGCTCGCATCACGAAAAACAGCATAAAACCGATAATCATATAAACGAAAATGATCGACGGCCCGGCAAGGCTGATGGTTTTACCCGACCCCATAAACAACCCAGTGCCTATGGCGCCGCCAATAGCGATCAGTTGAATATGGCGGTTGGAGAGATTCCTTTGCAGGTGCTCTTCAGGTTCCGGCAAAGGCTCTGCCACTATCTTGGATTGGTCTACCATCTTTCCCATTCCCTCTTCCTGTGTTTGTGAAGTTGTTGAGCTCTATGTTGGCTCTTTGATCTAACCTGTCTGTCTGTCTGTCTGTTTTTTCTATGTTTACAGCATTATTTGCGAATTATTTAATAATATCGCAACAATAATTACACAATACGCCTCGTTTTCCAGCGTTTATATTTCATACACTGAATTTTGTTAAGTTCATCACAGCGCGTGGAATTACAACATGATCTTACATAACTAACAATAATCGTCAGTAACAGATGAATAATTAATTCATGTGGCGGGAAATAACCCCGAGAAAAGAGAAAAATCTGATGAAGTGTTTGACAGCCAAGACTAACAGGAGAATAATTATCGCCGTTGGGTCGTTAGCTCAGTTGGTAGAGCAGTTGACTCTTAATCAATTGGTCGCAGGTTCGAACCCTGCACGACCCACCAACAGAATCAACTGCTTAGACCACATTAAATATATCTTGATTATATTCGCGTGCCATATTCGTGCCATTAAGATTTAATATCCCGTCTATTTGTTTCGCATGTTGAGTTAAATGAATTGGTGAAAGGTGTGCATACCTTCTCACCATTTCAATACTTTCCCATCCACCCATTTCTTGTGATACAGAAATAAGTACTCAGAATTAAATTAACCCTTTTGTCGATTAATTTCTTAAATCAGGAGTTATCTATTTTAGCTTATTTTATAACCAAATATGATGTTTTCTGAGGGCGTTGATAAAATTGCTGAGAGCAAAGCAGATTTAAAGAAATAGCAGTAGAGCGGCGATTAATGATGGCTGCGGCTATCAATTCAAAATAGGTAACATTCAATAATCATCCTCAATGTCCTTAGCCGCTGAGCGGAGAACCCACCAGGCAATCAGAGCAATAATCGCCAGTATTGCTAGGACAATCAGTAATGTTTTCAATCTCAGATACCTTTCTTATACGTATGGGCAATTCTCACCTTAATACAGGTAGTAATCAAATCGTATCGGACGATCATTTAGATAGCATTGATCGTTTAAAGCGATTAATGCTATGCATGGCTGAGATTGAGGTTGGAAGATGACAAGTCGATGCTTTTTTCACCTTAATTCTTTATTGAAAAACGAAATGAATGAGTCCGGCAACCAGCAGCAGAAACAAAGTATATTGTAAGTAGTACGCCGACATTGTTCTCATGTTTACCCCCTTGATGTGATTACACTTAACCAAGCAAGATTTACGCCATATCTAATTAGTTGATAAATAATTATTTTTAATTTTCGCCAAAGAACATAACGCCCTTAATTGGGGCGTGAGCACCATTTAGGCGCGTATTAGTGGGATGGACTGGAGGGGATATCGGGGGAGTTAACCTCCCCAAGTGTAGATTTAGAATGCAAAAAATAATGAGTGAAGCTGAAACGGACTTTTATTCAGGTTTTTTAGCGGAGAGTAAAAATAGCATTGGGCGTTCTTTCTCTTCATCCAATGCTGGGTTGTCGGCAATCTGTTGTGCTGTTGGCCCCCACTCGTCCAAAGTGGTGATTACAAATCCTTGTTTGACCAAAAGATTAATATAAGTCCCTAATGTGCGATGTTGCTTGATAACACCATCAGCTAACCAGTTTGTTACCCGTTCTCCTTCAGCTTGATAGCTATTGAGTGGCCATGATTTTTGCCCGTTATCTGCAATTAACCAACCCGGTTGCTTAGGTGCGGTATAGATAGGATGTTCTGCGGTAAAAACAAAACTCCCGCCCGGCAGTAATGCGTTATAAACCGTAGCAAAGAGGGTGGGTAACTCTTTGATGTAGTGCAATGTCAGCGAACTATAAGCTAAATGGTACAGCTCCTGTGGGAGATGCAGCTTTTCCAAATCTTCCTGACGATAAATAATATCGTCATCAGGCGTCAGTTCCTTAGCTCGGTTTAACATTTTTTCGGAGACATCTAGCCCTAAAATGTCAGCAGCGCCTTGCGAGCGGGCATAGCGGCAAAACCAACCATAGCCACAGCCGAGATCCACAACTTTACGTCCAGAGAGCGGCGGTAGAATTTTGCGGATGGCTGACCACTCAGGTGCCCCCTCCAACCCATCAACTGAACGGCTAAGTTTGGCATAGCCTGCAAAAAAATCCTGATTATCATAAATATTTTGAGTCATCTATTTTCCTCGTGAAATGGACCTATTATTGCCCAATAAAAAGCACTGAGAGTCTAGCATTAACAAGATGAAATTAAATAGGCTGACGGGAAAGTTGAATATTATTACCTCTATGCCATTTGGTGGCTGAGATGAGTTAACAGAGTCAAGATGGTTAATATCTGATAGTTCAAGCTAATTAATATGAGCGCGGATGGGGTTAATATTATCGCAACCATGTTATTTGCTGGGTAATAGGCTAAACTTTGTACAGTGCGATTAACGAGCTGTTGTTAACTGTGCTGGTTTACCAAAGACTGATAAAGCACGCATGTATTGCCAGTGCAGATGTCATTACCACTGATTCAGCGGCTTTATTCCTGACTAGATGCTTCTCTTGAAGGAGATAGCGATGACTCCCGTACAAATACTGATTATTCTGGTGCTAACACTTTTTGCATTGTACCGCCAGTCGGTCAGTCACGAGGTGTCGTTAGGCCCTGCTCGCTTTAAATGGGCTTGGATTTACGGGATGGTCGGTCTGGTCGTAGGAGGCACATATATGCCCGCGACAACGACCTCCTGGTTGGTCTTAGGCAGCGGTGTTTTATTCAGTATTGTCATTGGTGTGTTGCAGGGACGCCTTATAGAGGTCTGGCGTGAAGCCGATGGACGTATTTTTTGCAAAGGAACACCCCTGACTATTACTTTATTCCTGCTGCTTGTTGGATCTAAATGGATTATCGGCACACTGCAATATCTTTATAATCAGCCAACTGAACAAGGTGGTTTTGGTGAAATCCTGATTATGATCGCAGTGATGGCCGCATTTCAGGTGGAGATTGTCCGGCGTCGAATTCGGGTTTTATATCCAGATAATCCGGTTGACTCATTACCTGAAGGGCAATAATAAAATGTTATATCAGCTAACAGTCAGGGATGGGCTGTTAGCCGATGTCAGAAGGGAGTTGGCGTCTAGCGCTATTTTGATCCTGTAAATAGTTTTGTATCAATCGACAATAAAAAGTGTAGCGCCAGAGATTGTCGATGAGCGGTGTGCTTCTGCATGATCCGCAACTTGATAACTCATGCCTGTTTTTAATATAAAGACTCGCCCATCATCCAATTCAGTACTTAATTCACCGTCAAGGCACAGTAAAATATGGCCTTTGGAACACCAATGGTCTGCCACGTATCCTGCACTGTATTCAACCATCCGCACTCTTATACTGCCAAAATTCTGCGTTCGCCAATAGGCAACACCTTGCTCTCCCGGATGCTCGGTTTTATCTATTGTTGACCAATTGGTGATACCGAATGGGGTGTCGACTATATTCATTTAAGCCTCATTTGTTAATACAGATAGAGTGATTTCACATTAACGCATCTTAAAAGGAATACACAGTCTATTACCTTATTACCAGCCTAACTTTTATAAAGTGGGCCATACTATGGGGTAGAAGCTAAAATGGAGCTATCAAGCCTATGAAAAATCCCACGATTTTCCAGTTTTTCCATTGGTATTACCCTGATGGTGGCAAGCTTTGGCAAGAGATTTCTGAACGCGCGGAGCATTTAAGTCACCTTGGGATTAATTTTGTCTGGCTTCCACCTGCCTATAAGGGCGCATCCGGTGGCTACTCCGTCGGATATGACACCTATGACTTATTTGATTTAGGAGAATTTGATCAGAAAGGCACGCAGGCGACAAAATATGGCGATAAAGAAGAACTGTTAAATGCAATTAACCGATTGAAGGGAATGAATATAAAAGTTCTTTTTGATGTGGTGCTCAATCACAAAATGGGCGCTGATGAAAAAGAGCAGGTAAGTGTTCGCAGAGTGAATCCTGAAAATCGAACTGAATTTGATGATGATATTATCGATGCTCAAGCTTATACCCGCTTTACATTCCCAGGGCGCAATAAAATCTACTCATCATTTATTTGGGATAAGCAGTGTTTTACTGGGGTTGATTATATTGAAGAACCATCAGACGAAGGTGTTTTTAAAATCATAAATGATTATAGTGATGGGGGTTGGAATACGGAAGTTGATAATGAATTAGGTAATTTTGATTATCTTATGGGGGCGGACATAGATTTCCGTAATCCTGCGGTGATGGGGGAGCTAAAATATTGGGGTGAATGGTTGCTTGAGACATTACCAATTGATGGTTTTCGCTTGGATGCAGTGAAACATATTCCCGCATGGTTTTTTAAAGAGTGGATAGAACATGTCCGAAATGAAGCGGGGAAAGATCTACTGATTATTGCTGAATACTGGTCGCCTGATATCGAAAAACTCCAGCAGTATTTGGCGCGGGTAGAGGGTAATGCGATGCTGTTTGATGTCGCCTTACATCACAAGTTTCATGATGCTTCTAAGCAAGGTGAGGATTTTGATCTGACTCAAATATTCAGCGACTCTTTAATTGAGGTTGATCCAATGCATACCATAACCTTAGTCGCTAATCATGATACGCAACCACTCCAATCACTGGAGGCACCAGTTGAACCTTGGTTTAAGCCTTTGGCTTATGCACTGATTCTTCTTCGTGAGCAGGGCATTCCTTGTGTTTTCTATCCTGATCTTTTCGGTGCTAGTTATGAAGATAACGGTGATGATGGTGATATTTATCAAATAGAAATGCCGATTGTTGCTGAATTGGAAAAGTTAATTCAAGCCAGACAACATTTCGCCCACGGGGTGCAGACAGATTATTTTGATGATAAGAACTGTATCGCTTTTATTCGTGCCGGTACGGAGGAAGATCCCGGCTGTGTGGTCATTCTTTCTAATGGTGCTGAAAATGAAAAAACAATTGCCCTCGGCGCTGATTTCCCGAATAAAGAGTTCGCCGATTATTTAGGTAACCACCCAGCCGTTATTACGACTGATGACACGGGAGAAGCGGCATTCCCAGTGAATGGTGGGAGTGTCAGTCTTTGGGTACTGAAAGAGTTTTTGTCATAAAGAATGTGAACTGTGTTGATACCAGCGCTAAGAGCTAAGCCCTTATCATGCAATGGACTTAGCTCTTATTGATTATTTGCCTAGCTTATTGTGGAACCACTAATTTGAAAGAAGCGAATAACTTGACGCAATTCTGCCCCTTGTTCAGTTAATGATTGCGCCGCTGCTGCGGCTTCTTCAACCAATGCCGCATTCTGTTGTGTCACTTGGTCCATTTGTTCTACCGCGATACCGATCTCTTGAATGCCAATATGCTGTTCTTGTGACGCAGTGGATATTTCGCCAACAATATGCGCAACTTTGCCCACCGAATCAACAATCTCGCCCATGGCCTGACTTGCATGATCAGCCCGTTCTGAACCAGCATTAATTTTTTCAACTGTACCGACGATGAGCAGCTTAATTTCTTTCGCCGCATTTGCGCTTTTTTGGGCCAATGTACGTACTTCACTTGCGACAACAGCGAATCCTTTGCCTTCATTACCGGCTCTGGCCGCTTCAACTGCCGCATTGAGGGCTAATATATTCGTTTGGAAAGCAATCCCTTCAATTACAGCGATAATATCGACAATTTTCTTTGAGCTGTTTGATATTTCCTGCATGTGAAGTCGCATTTCATCAACAATAATACCGCCTTCGGTTGCTGTAGCTGAGGTATTAATGGCCAATTCACTTGCTTGTCGCGCATTATCGGCATTTTGTCGTACAGTTTGGGTCAATTCCTGCATATTAGCCGAGGTTTGAATGAGTGAAGATGCTTGCTCTTCAGTGCGCTGCGATAAATCAGTATTACCTTGTGCAATTTGATTTGATGCAACAGAGATTGACTCGCTACCGTGCATGATCTCATTAATCGTACTTTTTAACTGCTGGTTCATCGTGTTCAAAGAAGCCAGTAAGCTATTTTGATCACCAGGGCGAAGCTTTATTTCAGTTGATAAATTACCCGCCGCGATGTGTCCCATAATAGCGACCGCGTATGCTGGCTCGCCGCCCAATAAGCGGGATAGATTGCGAGCAATTATGATAGCAAGTAGTGCGGAAATTAAAATTGCGAACAATAATAAAGCGATCAATAGGTTTTTAGCCGTATTGAAGCTTTGTTGACCTTCTGTTGCTGCTTTCTCTCCCCCCTGAACTTCTAGTACGACTAATTCAGCTAAGTCTTTCATTAATTGCGTACGGTATTTTCTGGAGGTATCACCGCTTATCTTACTAGCTTCGGCCAATTGGTTACTATTAACGGCATCAATAACAATACTGTTTGCTTGAGAGAAATTGTCGAAGTCTGACATTATTCGCTTAAATAACACTGAGTCGTTATAGCCTTCAGGCAACTTTAAAAATCGATTTTGCGCTGCGCGGAAATTATCAACAGCCTGTAAAATCTCCAGCCGATGGCCCTCGCGTTCTTTTTCTGTCGATGAAGCAATGTATTGAACCTGTTGTAGTCGCAACTCTGCTAAAACACCGCGCATTTCCAATGCATAGCGGACACCTGGCAACCAACTGTCTCGGTAGGCCTCCAGTCTGGCGTTATTACTGCTTAACTGAGATAGCGCTACTGCACCAAGTAACAACATCATTACAATAACAACAGAGAACCCTGAGAGTAATTTTGTCAAAATGGAGAGGTCGGAAAACTTTTTCATGGCCATTAGGTTTATTAAAAATAGGTGTAATGTATAACGGCCAATACGATGAATTCTTGATGTAATAAAACTACTTAATTTAGTTTTTTTAGTATTTTATTTTTGCACGTTAGTTATAGCGAAGTGTTACTTTATAGGTTCTTTTTATCTGTTTTTAGTTCAGCCTTAGTTGATTTGGCTGTTTTTATAGTTTTTAATAGATGTTATATTCTGATTTTGTATCCGATTACTTCCATTGTTCTATAGAACAATTAACGAATAACTAACCTGATGCTAATCTTAGTGGTGTATTTATACTAACATCTCTTATCGTGTCTGGATTTTTTTTGACTTTCTTATGGCTGCAACTTAATGGTTTTTAAGGAGTGTGCTAAGCTCGAACGACTAAAACTTTGGGTGGTTAATTATGGTCTTTGTCATTCTTTGGTTTGCTATTGCCGCGCTTAGTGAATATCTGGTGTGGGGATATCCTTTATTGGCGGTGTCGTTGGCCCTACTTTTTGTGCTACTTGGCGGGTATTGGGTCTACAGAATTAGGAAAATTCAGGTAAGCGATGAGTCTTCAGATGATGTCAGGTCAAAGTCTATCAGCAACCTAAATCTGACTTTCTCCGTGGCAATGCTGGCGATTCATGCACTTATTTTGTTGTTATTACGTTGATTTAATAAGATTTTTTACAAAATCCGTTACTAGCTGTTCCATTGGCTCCAGAGGGATATGAGTATCCATGCAGCAATAATCCAACATACTACAGCAGCAACAAGAGCCTGCGATAAGCGCAGATGTTCGATGAAAAAATAAAGTGATATCAGATAGATAAAGTAAGGAATGATGGCCCATAAACCAAATATAATGGTTGTACGTAATGCTTCGATGCTGCGCTCTTTACCCACTATATAGTGTGCAATGAGAGCGAAGGTAGGGAACAACGGAATTAAACCAGCAATATAGTAATTACGCGTTTTCGATAATATCCCAATCAATACCACAACGCTGGCACCGATCAGTGCCTTAAGCAATAGTCCCATGACACTCTCGAAAGATCAAAAGAAGCTGCCGATAGGATATATTTCAATGAAAATAATGAAATTTATAATCAGGCAGCAGGGTATAATTAGCTAATTACAGGGTGTCTCTGGCTACTATTGGCGATAGCCGTTCTTGATTTGAGCCACTGTATTGGTAAAAACTTCAGCTTGAGCAGCGTCTTCGATACCGGCAATAGAGCGTTCGATATTTAAGATTACTTTCCCAGCATCGGCTTGGCCGATCGCTTTTAGCAGCAGAGTTAATGTTGCTTTCAAGCAGGCAACTTCATTTGCTAAAGTTTCTGGGTCAGCAGAAGTGGTAAAGTCTGGATTACTCATTTTTTTTCCTGAAGTGATAGCGTGCCAGTGAACAAGGTGATGTTGGGAGCCCCAGTATCGCAGTGAACATTCGCGGTATTATTAAACAGTTGCCCTATTATACCATAAACTGATAGTTCGCTTTGATAACAAGTGCGCAATCTTTTATTAATAGCCCAAATTTTGACCGTGTTTGTGATGATGAAAGAGGTAGCCTGTCAATGTTTCTTATCCTAATGTGGGCTTTATCTTAATTAAGATAGTTATGTTCATAAAAACCATATCGTTTTCGGATGGATAATTTGTGTCAGAATCACACACTCTGATAGTGAATAAGAGATAAGCAATAAATAGATGAGCTAAGAGTAATTCCTATGCATGAGAATTAGCATTGTTTTACTTGATCTTTAGATGTATCAATACGTTGTGTTTTTGGGTGCAAAATTAACTCTCTTAATGCAAATCATTATTTTTTTTGTATGAATAGCTAAGTTACCCCAAGAAAAATCTTAAAAAACTTTTCTTTTTTATCAGTCTGTTAAATCATATGTCTGCAAATTTATGTACATAGTTAAAATGTTGATGAAAATAATATATGTCAAACAATATAGATATGATTTTGCAATTTTTCTGTATTCATTATTTGGTCGAAAACAAGTAATATCATTGTTGTAAACAAAGCGTGATTTAGGTTACTCCCTTATTTTTGGAGAATTTTCTTTGATTAGCGTTCTTCTTGTTGATGACCACGAACTGGTGCGCGCAGGGATACGACGCATTCTTGAAGATATCAAGGGTATCAAGGTAGCGGGTGAGATGCAGTGTGGTGAAGATGCGGTAAAATGGTGCCGTAGCCATGTTGTTGATATTGTATTGATGGATATGAATATGCCCGGCATCGGCGGGTTGGAAGCTACGCGTAAGATTTTGCGTTATTCTCCAGATACTAAAGTTATCATGCTAACCATTCATACGGAAAATCCGTTGCCGGCGAAAGTCATGCAGGCGGGTGCTGGTGGGTATTTAAGTAAAGGTGCGGCACCTCAGGATGTTGTTGCAGCTATCCGTGCGGTTCATTCGGGGCAACGTTATATCGCTTCGGATATTGCACAACAGATGGCGTTGAGCCAGTTGGAACCGCCCGCTGAGACACCTTTTAGCTGTTTATCAGAGCGTGAGTTACAAATTATGCTAATGATAACTAAAGGCCAAAAGGTGAATGAAATATCGGAGCAACTTCACTTGAGTCCAAAAACAGTGAATAGCTATCGATACCGGATGTTTAGCAAACTGAATATTAGTGGTGATGTTGAATTGACACATTTGGCTATCCGCCATGGTCTGTTTAACGCGGAGATGTTATCTAATAGTGACTGATTGTTTTGATTCTAAAGAGTTTTTAAAAACTGTCACCAGTCAGCCTGGCGTCTACCGTATGTATGATAAGGCGGGGACAGTTATTTATGTCGGTAAAGCAAAAGACCTTAAAAAGCGCCTGACGAGTTATTTTCGTGCCCAAGTTGCGAGCCGTAAAACGGAGACCCTGGTCAAGAATATAGCTCAGATTGACGTGACCGTGACTCATACGGAAACGGAAGCTTTGTTGCTTGAGCATAATTACATCAAGCTTTATCAGCCTCGTTACAATGTGTTGTTGCGGGATGATAAGTCGTACCCACTTATTTTCTTAAGTGCGGATACACATCCACGTCTGGCTATTCATCGCGGAGCAAAGCACGAGAAAGGGGAGTACTTCGGGCCATTTCCAAACTCCTATGCTGTCCGCGAAACACTGGCATTACTGCAAAAGCTTTTTCCGGTCAGACAGTGTGAAAATAGTGTTTACCGCAACCGTTCACGGCCCTGCTTGCAATACCAAATTGGTCGTTGCTCTGGGCCTTGTGTCGCAGGGCTGGTGAGTGACGAAGAGTATCAACGTCAGGTTGATTACGTGCGCTTGTTCCTGTCGGGCAAAGATCAGCAAGTCTTAACCCAACTGATTTCTCGCATGGAAGAGGCCAGTAAATCGCTGCATTTTGAAGATGCGGCACGTATTCGTGATCAAATACAAGCGGTGCGACGAGTTACTGAGCAGCAGTTTGTTTCCGGGGATAGTGAGGATCTCGATGTCATCGGTGTTGCATTCGATGCCGGATTAGCTTGTGTTCATGTGCTATTTATACGACAGGGAAAAGTGCTGGGAAGCCGAAGTTATTTCCCGAAAGTGCCTGCGGGAACGGAGCTAAGTGAGGTCGTCCAAACATTTGTTGGGCAGTTTTACTTACAAGGCAGCCAAGGGCGCACACTTCCTGGCGAAATCCTGTTGGACTTCTCACTTGAAGAAAAGGATCTGTTGGCCTCATCTCTGTCTGAGCTAGCCGGAAGGAAAATTCAGATTCAAAGTCGACCTCGGGGCGATCGAGCGCGCTACCTTAAGCTTGCTCGTACAAATGCCTCAACCGCTTTGATTACTCGTTTATCGCAACAATCAACCATTCATCAGCGGATGAAAGAGTTGGCCAAGATTCTCAAGCTTGATGAGATCAATCGTATGGAGTGTTTTGATATCAGTCATACGATGGGAGAACAAACAGTCGCATCTTGTGTCGTATTTGATGCAAATGGGCCTGTACGTTCAGAATATAGGCGCTACAATATTAGTGGCATCACTCCCGGTGATGATTATGCAGCGATGTCCCAAGTGCTTAAGCGTCGATATGGTAAAGCATTAGACGAGAAAAAAATTCCTGATATCATTTTTATTGACGGCGGGAAAGGTCAGTTATCTCAAGCTTTTGACGTCTTTGCTTCGCTCAACGTGCCATGGGATAAGCAAAAACCTTTACTAGTGGGGGTTGCAAAGGGAAGTGATCGGAAAGCGGGGTTGGAAACATTGTTCCTTGCGGCGGAAGGGGAAGGTTTTTCGTTACCACCAGATTCACCCGCGTTGCATTTGATCCAGCATATTCGTGATGATTCTCACAACCACGCAATCACTGGACATAGGCAGCGCCGTTCTAAAGTAAAAAACACCAGTGCGTTAGAAACGATAGAGGGGATCGGCCCAAAAAGACGGCAAATTTTGCTGAAATATATGGGTGGGCTGCAACCTTTACTTAACGCAAGCGTCGAGGAAATTGCAAAAGTGCCGAGTATTTCACAAGCATTGGCAGAAAAAATCTACAATGCATTGAAACACTGAGGCTAATGTTGCACCATACTCATAATGTCCACACCAGCCAGATAGTTATCGTAGCATTATGCAATTGAATATACCGACTTGGCTTACCCTGTTTCGTGTTGTACTTATCCCATTCTTCGTTCTGGCGTTTTACCTGCCATTCGTATGGGCTCCGATGGTTTGTGCCATCATATTTGTATTTGCAGCGGCAACTGATTGGTTTGATGGTTTTTTAGCCCGTCGCTGGAAGCAAACAACCCGCTTTGGGGCTTTTCTTGATCCGGTAGCGGATAAGGTTATGGTCGCGATTGCCTTAGTGCTGGTTGCTGAGCATTACCATGTCTGGTGGATTACATTACCAGCAGCAACCATGATAGCCCGAGAAATTATCATTTCCTCCCTCCGTGAGTGGATGGCTGAACTTGGTAAACGCAGCAGCGTCGCGGTCTCATGGATTGGCAAAGTTAAAACAACAGCTCAAATGGGGTCACTTGTTGGCTTACTTTGGCGTCCAGACCATAACATCGAGCTGGCCAGCTTTGTTCTTCTTTACATTGCTGCGGTTCTGACATTTTGGTCAATGTTTCAATATTTAAACGCGGCTTGGAAAGATTTGCTCGAACCTTGATCGAAGCGCCGTAAAAAGCAGCAAACGAACGCATTAGTCAGATAATTTTATTGACTCACTGCGTCAGGTAAGTAGAATGCATCGCATCAGACGGCAGCAACAAAAATGTCGAAAGATAGCAAAAGAATCAGTAAGTTCTGATGTTGCGGGAATAGCTCAGTTGGTAGAGCACGACCTTGCCAAGGTCGGGGTCGCGAGTTCGAGTCTCGTTTCCCGCTCCAAATTAATAGGTTGGCAAAAAGCGGACCTAAGCTGTAAAGGCAAAGAAGAATAAGGCGCGTTGGCAGAGTGGCCATGCTACGGATTGCAAATCCGTCTACCTCGGTTCGACTCCGGGACGCGCCTCCAGTTTTCCAGAGCCCGGGTGGTGAAATCGGTAGACACAAGGGATTTAAAATCCCTCGGCTTATGGCTGTGCGGGTTCAAGTCCCGCCCCGGGCACCATGGAAAATATTCTAAGTAAAACAAAGTAGTATGAGTATGTCGTTAACCGCCGAGAGGCGGTTTTTTTGTGCCTGAGATTTGAAAATGGCAGCAGAGTGACTACAAAATGACTACATTGTGTCTACGGCACTTTTCACACCCTCAAGGCTGCATCCAGTAGCAAGCACGATAAACCGCCAATTATCCCCAATAAGATATTAATTACGCCAAATTTTAATAATAAAAAAACCTGCAATTTGCAGGCTTCTTCAATTACATCCACAACACACCTTGATTCCCTTTAGGGTGGGGCGGTACAGCATTAATTATTCCCGGCTCCATTATCGTATCAACGATTGTTTCATGGGTCTTAAAGGTTTTGCCGCAATTAATATTCGTGCACTGGTGATAGCGTTCTTTAGTTTCATCACTAAGGTAACGACTGGATCTCGCGTGTGCTGCAAATTTACAGCGTGGGCAATGCATCATATTTACCTCCGAAACTGCATATTCAGTAATTACGCTGATCTTATCACCAGTGTTCGCATTTGTGAAACAAATATCAATTAGTTGAATTTTACTGCTCAGTGGCCTCGTATGTTACATCC comes from Yersinia mollaretii ATCC 43969 and encodes:
- the uvrY gene encoding UvrY/SirA/GacA family response regulator transcription factor produces the protein MISVLLVDDHELVRAGIRRILEDIKGIKVAGEMQCGEDAVKWCRSHVVDIVLMDMNMPGIGGLEATRKILRYSPDTKVIMLTIHTENPLPAKVMQAGAGGYLSKGAAPQDVVAAIRAVHSGQRYIASDIAQQMALSQLEPPAETPFSCLSERELQIMLMITKGQKVNEISEQLHLSPKTVNSYRYRMFSKLNISGDVELTHLAIRHGLFNAEMLSNSD
- the uvrC gene encoding excinuclease ABC subunit UvrC, which produces MTDCFDSKEFLKTVTSQPGVYRMYDKAGTVIYVGKAKDLKKRLTSYFRAQVASRKTETLVKNIAQIDVTVTHTETEALLLEHNYIKLYQPRYNVLLRDDKSYPLIFLSADTHPRLAIHRGAKHEKGEYFGPFPNSYAVRETLALLQKLFPVRQCENSVYRNRSRPCLQYQIGRCSGPCVAGLVSDEEYQRQVDYVRLFLSGKDQQVLTQLISRMEEASKSLHFEDAARIRDQIQAVRRVTEQQFVSGDSEDLDVIGVAFDAGLACVHVLFIRQGKVLGSRSYFPKVPAGTELSEVVQTFVGQFYLQGSQGRTLPGEILLDFSLEEKDLLASSLSELAGRKIQIQSRPRGDRARYLKLARTNASTALITRLSQQSTIHQRMKELAKILKLDEINRMECFDISHTMGEQTVASCVVFDANGPVRSEYRRYNISGITPGDDYAAMSQVLKRRYGKALDEKKIPDIIFIDGGKGQLSQAFDVFASLNVPWDKQKPLLVGVAKGSDRKAGLETLFLAAEGEGFSLPPDSPALHLIQHIRDDSHNHAITGHRQRRSKVKNTSALETIEGIGPKRRQILLKYMGGLQPLLNASVEEIAKVPSISQALAEKIYNALKH
- the pgsA gene encoding CDP-diacylglycerol--glycerol-3-phosphate 3-phosphatidyltransferase; this encodes MQLNIPTWLTLFRVVLIPFFVLAFYLPFVWAPMVCAIIFVFAAATDWFDGFLARRWKQTTRFGAFLDPVADKVMVAIALVLVAEHYHVWWITLPAATMIAREIIISSLREWMAELGKRSSVAVSWIGKVKTTAQMGSLVGLLWRPDHNIELASFVLLYIAAVLTFWSMFQYLNAAWKDLLEP
- a CDS encoding DNA-binding transcriptional regulator, whose product is MMHCPRCKFAAHARSSRYLSDETKERYHQCTNINCGKTFKTHETIVDTIMEPGIINAVPPHPKGNQGVLWM